Genomic segment of Garra rufa unplaced genomic scaffold, GarRuf1.0 hap1_unplaced_808, whole genome shotgun sequence:
GTGTGTATCTCTTTCACAATGTTGATATTCAAGTAGCCCTTTTATAGCTGTGACTCAACAACCAGACTGCCAGAGAGTTAAATGCATATGCCTGCTGTACACTCTGATCGCAGCTGATCGCACCTTGGGCTTGCTTGAAGTTATATTTATTACTTTAACTCtacaaaatacaaacaaacaataaaaaaaaaatcgaatgaCATGTTCTATCTTTATATTTTTTGTGATTGATAGCTGTCAGGTTGGTGAATGGACCCAACCCCTGTTCTGGAAGAGTGGAGGTTTTCCACAATGGAATatggggaacagtgtgtgatgatCTGTGGGATTCGACAGACGCAGCAGTGGTGTGCAGAGAATTGGGCTGTGGGACTGTTATAGAGGCCAAGAGTTCTGCTTATTTTGGACAAGGTTCTGGACAAATATGGTTGGATGATGTCCAGTGCCATGGGAGAGAATCTACACTGAAAAACTGTTCGTCAAGAGGATGGGGATCACATGACTGTGGGCACCAGGAAGATGTTGGACTCATCTGCCAAGGTAAGTCAAACACATCTGCTGCACAGATCGATCAAATTTTGACTTGAAGCAGTGCATGCATGTGGGTGTGGGTTTGCAttttgggttttgtttcatgttcttgcttgcatgtcttttattttgcAGTTCTTTGCCTTCTtgtattcctgtcattggttccTTGGTTTAATGTGTCATATTTTCATTGGTTGTCTTTGTCATGTGTCTTGTTTCCCATTTGTTGGTTCTTGTCATGTGACCCTCTTAGTTATAAGTTATAAGTAGCTCTCATGTTGCCATTGTTCCTGGTCGTGTATTAATGTTGTAACCTGCTGTTGGTGAGTTGTGTTCAtggtcaagtctgtttcaagtcaagtctgttcattgTTAAGTCAAGTCATTGTTTGGATTATTGTTTGTTTGGATTTTTATGTCACTGTAAATAAAGCGGCACTTCCAGGTGGATATCAGTTACAGTGGgctttttatttagattttctaGATATTTACAGTGTAGATATCGCTATTAACTATACAACAGGCAAATGACCTGTTCttctgtctttatgttgttttgtGATTAATAGATGTCAAGTTGGTGAATGGACCCAACCCCTGTTCTGGAAGAGTGGAGGTTCTCCACAATGGAATatggggaacagtgtgtgatgatCTGTGGGATTCGACAGACGCAGCAGTGGTGTGCAGAGAACTGGGCTGTGGGACTGTTATAGAGGCAAAGAGTTCTGCATATTTTGGACAAGGTTCTGGACAAATATGGTTGGATAATATCCAGTGCCAGGGGGGTGAATCTACATTGGAAAAACTGTTTGTCAGGAGGTTGGGGATCACATAACTGTGGCACCATAAAGATGCTGGAGTCATCTGCCAAGGTAAGTCAAACACATTTCTACAACTGATGTAAAGCTGTGATGCTGTTCagcaggggtgctcaaccctgttcctggagatctaccttcctgtagagttcagctccaaacctgatcaaacacacctgaaccaactaattaggatataaaatagcacttgataattacagacaggtgtgtttgatcagagttggaactaaactctgcaggaaggtagatctccaggaacagggttgggcacccctgctttaCCATATATTTCCTTGTTAACAATGTAGCTGTGTTTCTCATTAACAATACAGCACTTTCATGTGTAGTCATTAAATGTGTTaactttttttaagtttatgGGCAAACGTGCCATCCTCATATTGTAGTGCCTTGGAGTTCTGAATTAGGTGTGTGTGTTTAGACGTTGGTCAGATGTCGACATATCAGATATGTATTTGATTTAAAACCAAATTTGCACGTGGCTCAGATTGgatgtgaaaaaaaaaggacctcgtatggattattttattttattttattttttttagcataattGGTATAGAAAGTATAAACTAGTCTTTGGGCTCAACTTACTAGTAAcagtttcaaatgtaacttttgatcccttggtgtctgtgtgtgtgtttcacacTTTTGATGTTCTAGAGTAATCCTTTCATTGCTGTAACTCAACAACCAGACTGCCAGAGGCTTAAATGCATGTGCTTGCACCTGAGCTTGGGcccgtcatcgctgcttgcagctctATTTACTACTTTATCTCAtcaaaaatacaagcaaatgaaAAACCTAAGGACGTGTTATTCTAGCTTTTATACTGCTTTGTGATTAATAGCTGTCAAGTTGGTGAATGGACCCAACCCCTGTTCTGGAAGAGTGGAGGTTCTCCACAATGGAATatggggaacagtgtgtgatgatCTGTGGGATTCGACAGACGCAGCAGTGGTGTGCAGAGAACTGGGCTGTGGGACTGTTATAGAGGCAAAGAGTTTTGCTTATTTTGGAAAAGGTTCTGGACAAATATGGTTGGATGATGTCCAGTGCCTCGGGAGGGAATCAACATTGAAAAACTGTCCGTCAAGAGGATGGGGATCACATGACTGTCGGCACAATGAAGATGCTGGAGTCATCTGCCGAGGtgagtcaaacaccctttatacAGCTTGTCTCATTAACAATGCAGCAGTGTTTGATGTTCTAAATAACATGATCAAAACCAATGTATCATTAGCGTATTCAATTTTGTTTACATTGTCAATTGCACAACTGTCAAGTGTAGTCTGTTTTGGTTTTGCTTTCTCTCTCTTCCCATTTTCCTTGCCTGTGTTCATCCCACACACCTGCTTTTGTTCTCCCTGTTTACTCTCCAGACACGGCAGATGTAAAACTGTGAAGGGTTTcttgatatatttttaatatctCCTCCAGTTGGTATCTTATGATTTacactttgtcaacatgatggtAAAACACTGAGGATACTAAGTTGTGAACGGTTttgaaatatcttaaattgtgttgtCATCGCAATTTATTAAATTAACTGCAAAAAAGAAACAGGAATTTTCTTTAATGTCCATTGTTCAAACTTAAGTACAagaacaattctgagaaaacatgcTTTATTTCATGACTTTCTGATGCTCTGGGGCATAACAGCACATTAGAAACTAGACATTTCAGCTAATAGATAAAGGCTGTAATACTAAGGCTGTCCACTAGGTTaggaatagaaatcttttaagaTTTTAGAACAAATACAGCTTATAACAAATCATAAAATAACTAGTTATTAGGTACTATAAGTAAAATATTATACAATACAATAGGTATTATTATGGTTACTGTCCAGCTTATTGTTATTGTCCTCATGCTGATTAATGTCATTGCAGGTAAAAATATAACATTGCAGGAAGGATGGACCGTAAGTTTATTttctgaaatgtatgttttagaGTTTAGACTCACAGGTTCTATTAGTAATAGTCCAAAGATATAATAAGAGATAAGAAAATAAGACATCTATGGATATTTGAAATCTGAATATTCTTTTCTGTTGATTATTGATTGTTTTTGCACAGGCTAACTTTGTTTGCTATTAATATTTCAAAACATGATTAAAATCACAAAGTGtgttttatttactgtataaagtTCACTTGTGATTTCAGAGTCAGATCTCTGGAGGATGTTTTCTTTTAGAGCAGATAGAGAAAATTACAGCTCAAGTGCTGCCTTTGAATGTAAGTCTTCacaactaaaatataaaatactaaaaatgtatatgtgcagtaattcattgtgtttctctgATCAAATTATTAGATAGTGACCAGCCTTTTGAATATAGTCTTCAACACTTCAGAGAAGATTTTGGAGACATCATCATCACCAGCAAACCCAATTGAACTAGCCTCCTATGGAAACTGTGTGTTAAAAACCACTGAGAAACTCATTTCTACATTAGTGAAGCTGACAAATGCGAGTGACAATGTCAGTTTTTCTCTTGCTGCTGTAGGTAAGTGAAACACTTATTTATGATGAAACGTGGATACAATAACATGGAtaacatttaaatagaaagcagacAAGCACTATACATTTTGTTGTTGGTGTCAAAGATCAGTATTTTGCTGCAAATTGATTTGACATTTGGTAGAAATTTCCTGGACTTTTAGAAAAAAGCATAAATATTGTAAATTAATCTAGTACATAACTACTTGTTTGTAACTAGAGGTAGAAATCTTCATGGTTGGACCACAGGTCACTTTAGATAAAATCCCTCGACTTGACACAACAAATTCCTCTGTGGACATCGATCTCATTGGGATCGCCAAGAACAACAATGAAAGTATGTCATGTTTctgtgtgatttaaaaaaagaaaaagacatcATACCATCGCCACTAAACAACATTCACTTACTTTATTGATTGTTGTTTTAACATAGTTCTGCATTTCTGTTTCTGTCATACAGGATCGGCTGCTGTGGCTTTCATGAGCTACAACATGATGGAGAACCTACTAAAGCCAGACTTCTTCAACACAACAAAAAACACGGTTAAAACCATGATGTCCACTGTGATCTCAGCTACTCTTCCCAAAACCACCAACACTAAACTCACCAAACCAGTCAAATTCACCTTCAGACACATCAGAGTGAGAGACTGAAATGTGTTTCATCCAAAATGATGAACATCTGAGAACATTTCAAATTGAGTGTCttaatattattttcttttctgtttgCTCTTCTTTTTGCAGAAGATTGATTCCAGCAGTTCTCTGTCCTGTGTGTACTGGAATATCAACAAGTGGATTGTAGATGGTTGTTCTGTTTTAAAGACCAACAGAAGCCACACCGTATGTTCCTGTAATCATCTTTCGACATTTGCTCTCATGCAAATCAGTAGATGCCCaccaaaggtaaaaaaaaaaaaaagtaaaacctcCTCAACAGTTTGAAGCATTGAACGTGTTAAGGAATTCAAATATAGTCTACAATAGATGGTCAAAATTTAGGGTGACCTCTGAAGAATAGCACAGATGTGGCACTCATGTTCTCTGACATGCCTTTTCAGATCGACTTACAGCTTTATCTGTTGACTTTCGTGTGTATGATCATGGGGGTGATCTTCAGTTTGGCCCTGATGACCCTTGGGATTTGCTTAGCAGTGAATTCCTATGCGTGATTGGATATGTGGTTGATCTGGTTCCTGAAAGCTAAAGAACCAAACAGTGagttgcttttttgtttgttcgttgtttatttgtttagaataaaaaagaaaagcacCCCAAATGGACAGATTTTGTATGGTCTATTCTAATTCCGGTATTTCAGAGGTTAAATTGATCTCATGAAGTCACTCAGCTCCTCTCCTCTCTTTTCTTTCTTGTCCAGGTCAAGCAGCAGTACAGGAAGTGTGTGATTTTTCTTGGTGGTGGGTGAAAAGCATGTTTTTATTGATTAAAACATTTTCTGTTAAATATTGGATAAAGTAAGTGCATGCTAATATGGTAAATGGGGAAATAAATCAATTTACATTGTAGAATCAATAGCTGAATTGTAAAGTTGAAAAACTGACTGTTTTGTTTGTAAGaatctgtcatgatctgggctgtggggcctccctcagccacttggggtcgctgttttcccttccctacactgcacttcctgattgcattcacctgtctttgtcattaacactgattcactcacagctgttcactatctggactctgtataagaacactcactcttcattccgttttcaggtctgcattgtcttgtgtcttTGATGTACTTTTGTGTTCATGATATCCCTGGCCTTTGATCTTGTTCtcggttttgttattttgtgttctagttattagttttgtgccgtgttggccttttgtcttggtttgtttatttgtttaattaaaaacccttttcacctgcatttggacccatctCTCATCTCCttcaaacgtgacagaatgcagacctccCCATTGGGTCCAGCGGGGGAGATGTcatttgaggcggcgtcggccgctcggtttgagaccatctacgcctgtttggcggctatggatgcccttaatgctgaggcggcgcggacgcgcccctactttatggcgagggcggaggcgttttttcgaggaagggcgtccgctcactctgtgcctgatgcggcggtgaccgctcttgctgttcctgatgcggcggtgaccgctctcgctgttcctgatgcggcggtgaccactcttgctgttcctgatgcggcggtgaccgctctcgctgttcctgatgcggcggtgaccgctctcgctgttcctgatgcggcggtgaccgctctcgctgttcctgatgcggcggtgaccgctctcgctgttcctgatgcggcggtgaccgctctcgctgttcctgatgcggcggtgaccgctctcgctgttcctgatgcggcggtgaccgctctcgctgttcctgatgcggcggtgaccgctcttgctgttcctgatgcggcggtgaccgctcactctgtgcctgatgcggcggtgaccgctctcgctgttcctgatgcggcggtgaccgctctcgctgttcctgatgcggcggtgaccgctcactctgtgcctgatgcggcggtgaccgctctcactgttcctgatgcggcggtgaccgctctcgctgttcctgatgcggcggtgaccgctctcgctgttcctgatgcggcggtgaccgctcttgctgttcctgatgcggcggtgaccgctcactctgtgcctgatgcggcggtgaccgctctcgctgttcctgatgcggcggtgaccgctctcgttgttcctgatgcggcggtgaccgctctcgctgttcctgatgcggcggtgaccgctcactctgtgcctgatgcggcggtgaccgctctcgctgttcctgatgcggcggtgac
This window contains:
- the LOC141317354 gene encoding antigen WC1.1-like; the encoded protein is VRLVNGPNPCSGRVEVFHNGIWGTVCDDLWDSTDAAVVCRELGCGTVIEAKSSAYFGQGSGQIWLDDVQCHGRESTLKNCSSRGWGSHDCGHQEDVGLICQDVKLVNGPNPCSGRVEVLHNGIWGTVCDDLWDSTDAAVVCRELGCGTVIEAKSSAYFGQAVKLVNGPNPCSGRVEVLHNGIWGTVCDDLWDSTDAAVVCRELGCGTVIEAKSFAYFGKGSGQIWLDDVQCLGRESTLKNCPSRGWGSHDCRHNEDAGVICRGKNITLQEGWTSQISGGCFLLEQIEKITAQVLPLNIVTSLLNIVFNTSEKILETSSSPANPIELASYGNCVLKTTEKLISTLVKLTNASDNVSFSLAAVEVEIFMVGPQVTLDKIPRLDTTNSSVDIDLIGIAKNNNERSAAVAFMSYNMMENLLKPDFFNTTKNTVKTMMSTVISATLPKTTNTKLTKPVKFTFRHIRKIDSSSSLSCVYWNINKWIVDGCSVLKTNRSHTVCSCNHLSTFALMQISRCPPKIDLQLYLLTFVCMIMGVIFSLALMTLGICLAVNSYA